One window from the genome of Gimesia aquarii encodes:
- a CDS encoding HU family DNA-binding protein — protein MTKKEIVKVISEEIGLTQLKTKEIVQKTFDAIVDTLVTDKRIELRNFGVFEVKKRAARKARNPRTGERVDVEEKYVVTFKPGKEMEKRVRDLEEEAARLKAAASQPQVGNPAATSQPQQSPPAAQQSPGSPQVGTYNNGSYASGTQHTP, from the coding sequence GTGACGAAAAAAGAGATTGTCAAAGTGATTTCGGAAGAGATTGGTCTGACGCAACTCAAAACCAAAGAGATTGTGCAAAAAACGTTTGACGCCATTGTCGACACACTTGTGACCGACAAGCGCATTGAACTCCGCAATTTTGGCGTATTTGAAGTCAAAAAGCGGGCTGCGCGTAAGGCAAGAAATCCACGGACAGGAGAACGTGTCGACGTAGAAGAGAAATATGTCGTAACGTTTAAACCTGGAAAGGAAATGGAAAAACGAGTACGTGATCTGGAAGAAGAAGCAGCCAGACTGAAAGCCGCTGCTTCACAACCTCAGGTGGGAAATCCTGCGGCGACATCTCAACCGCAACAATCACCACCGGCGGCTCAACAGTCTCCAGGTTCTCCACAAGTAGGTACCTACAATAACGGTTCTTATGCGTCGGGAACTCAACATACTCCTTAA
- a CDS encoding dihydroorotate dehydrogenase, producing MNAPTQTDLLSVTLNRLHLKNPILVASGTFGYAREMEPFLDFSQLGGIIPKTITTEPRIGNPPPRTIETSAGLLNSIGLDNDGIDLFLEKHLNYLASLDTSLIVNIAGRTIDEMAVMAARLNSFQDQIAALELNISCPNVSGGVDFGTQPDLTEKMLKQVTESCQLPIIAKLTPNVTSVVEIAQAAASGGADAVSLINTVQGTAIDWRQKKPILGGVFGGLSGPAIKPVALRIVCQVSRALDIPIIGVGGIANIDDVMEFIVAGASAVQIGTANFYNPGLATQLVGELKQVVLEEKCTQVSELVGSLVYPER from the coding sequence ATGAACGCCCCTACCCAAACGGATCTATTATCAGTTACTCTGAACCGCCTGCATCTGAAAAATCCTATTCTGGTCGCATCGGGTACATTTGGCTATGCTCGAGAAATGGAACCATTCCTCGACTTCTCCCAACTCGGTGGAATTATTCCCAAGACAATTACGACAGAACCACGAATTGGAAACCCTCCGCCACGGACCATTGAAACGAGTGCAGGACTATTAAATTCGATTGGTTTAGATAACGATGGAATCGATCTGTTTCTGGAAAAACATCTCAACTATCTCGCCTCGCTCGATACCTCGTTAATCGTCAACATAGCAGGCCGCACCATTGATGAGATGGCAGTGATGGCTGCACGACTTAATTCCTTTCAAGATCAGATTGCAGCATTGGAATTAAATATCTCTTGCCCGAATGTCAGTGGGGGCGTTGATTTTGGCACACAACCAGATTTGACAGAGAAAATGCTCAAACAGGTCACTGAGAGCTGTCAGCTGCCCATCATTGCGAAATTGACTCCTAATGTAACCAGTGTCGTTGAAATTGCGCAGGCAGCCGCCTCAGGAGGTGCTGATGCTGTCTCTCTGATCAATACGGTTCAAGGAACGGCGATCGACTGGCGTCAGAAAAAGCCCATTTTGGGAGGCGTGTTTGGTGGCCTCAGCGGTCCGGCCATTAAGCCAGTCGCACTAAGAATTGTCTGTCAGGTTTCCCGTGCATTAGACATTCCGATCATCGGTGTCGGGGGCATTGCCAACATTGACGATGTCATGGAATTCATCGTCGCAGGTGCCTCCGCTGTTCAAATTGGTACAGCCAATTTTTATAACCCAGGTCTGGCAACACAATTGGTTGGAGAACTGAAACAAGTTGTCCTTGAGGAAAAATGCACACAAGTGAGTGAACTTGTAGGATCTCTCGTGTATCCTGAAAGATAA
- the trpS gene encoding tryptophan--tRNA ligase has product MRVLSGIQPTGRFHWGNYFGAIKQYIDLQDNDQAFYFIADLHALTTIRDADQLRQNTQEAAIDLLALGLDPKRATLFRQSDIPEVTSLTWILMTITQMSLLEKCHAYKDKKAKGIAADAGLFTYPVLMAADILLYDSDLVPVGQDQIQHVEVTRDLAQRFNTLFRETITIPESRVLDSSAKVPGIDGEKMSKSYRNVIEIFEPPKKQRKKVMSIKTDSATLEDPKDPDSCSVFALYKLFANESQQAELAAHYRAGGMGYGDAKQAVHEAALEYFGEARERREQLSGDIDTVNDILSEGAKTAREKGKEVLERVQSACGLSTAHFSL; this is encoded by the coding sequence ATGCGTGTGTTATCGGGAATTCAGCCAACAGGCCGCTTTCATTGGGGGAATTATTTCGGAGCGATCAAGCAATACATTGATCTGCAAGACAATGATCAGGCCTTTTATTTCATCGCAGATTTACATGCATTAACCACAATTCGAGATGCGGATCAGCTCCGACAGAACACACAGGAAGCTGCCATCGATCTGCTTGCCCTGGGTCTGGACCCCAAACGGGCCACACTGTTTCGACAATCAGATATTCCCGAGGTCACCAGTTTGACATGGATTTTAATGACGATCACTCAAATGAGCCTTTTGGAAAAATGTCATGCTTACAAAGATAAAAAAGCGAAAGGCATTGCCGCTGATGCAGGGTTATTTACGTATCCAGTTTTAATGGCAGCAGATATTTTACTGTACGACAGCGATCTAGTTCCCGTAGGCCAGGATCAAATCCAACATGTCGAAGTGACACGAGATCTGGCACAAAGGTTTAACACTCTGTTTCGTGAAACAATCACCATTCCAGAATCAAGAGTACTGGATTCTTCAGCAAAAGTACCAGGTATCGATGGCGAAAAAATGTCAAAAAGTTATCGCAATGTCATTGAAATTTTTGAGCCCCCTAAAAAACAACGTAAAAAAGTGATGTCCATCAAAACAGACTCTGCAACTCTGGAAGACCCCAAAGACCCAGATAGCTGTTCGGTATTCGCTCTCTATAAATTGTTCGCAAATGAGAGTCAACAGGCAGAGCTGGCAGCCCACTATCGTGCGGGAGGCATGGGTTATGGCGACGCCAAACAGGCGGTTCATGAAGCGGCTCTCGAATACTTTGGGGAAGCAAGAGAAAGGCGAGAACAACTTTCAGGAGACATCGACACAGTGAATGACATTCTCAGTGAAGGAGCGAAAACCGCCAGAGAAAAAGGCAAGGAAGTCCTGGAACGTGTTCAATCCGCCTGTGGTTTATCCACTGCGCATTTCTCCCTATGA